A single genomic interval of Zunongwangia sp. HGR-M22 harbors:
- a CDS encoding DUF456 domain-containing protein, whose product MTLILITLAVILLIVGIVGSVLPVLPGVPISWLGLLAFYLIPGIEIDYWFLGITLVVAVTIYILEMVIPAMGTKKYGGSKAGMIGTTVGLIVGIFTPIPFAILIGPFVGAFIGEIVNKSDSKTALRAAYGSFIGFLASTFMEFMVALIFFVLFLYKGWGYRDFLFGNS is encoded by the coding sequence ATGACATTAATCCTTATTACTTTAGCAGTGATTTTACTAATTGTAGGAATCGTTGGCAGTGTTTTACCTGTACTTCCCGGTGTACCAATTAGCTGGTTAGGATTATTGGCGTTTTACTTAATCCCTGGTATAGAAATCGATTATTGGTTTCTTGGGATCACATTAGTTGTTGCCGTTACCATTTATATTCTTGAAATGGTGATACCTGCCATGGGCACTAAAAAATATGGCGGTAGCAAAGCGGGAATGATAGGTACAACCGTAGGACTAATCGTTGGAATTTTTACGCCAATCCCCTTTGCGATATTAATTGGTCCTTTTGTAGGTGCATTTATTGGTGAAATCGTAAATAAATCTGATTCAAAAACAGCATTACGTGCTGCTTACGGAAGCTTTATAGGATTTTTAGCTTCTACTTTTATGGAATTTATGGTTGCTCTTATTTTCTTTGTGCTTTTTCTCTATAAAGGTTGGGGGTATCGCGATTTTCTTTTTGGTAATAGTTAG
- the otsB gene encoding trehalose-phosphatase yields the protein MKQSQDPKKLPSAIENLEVLKKKFSTNKPLIFLDFDGTLAPIVENHEDAGMDNETKEIVKQLSENYAIAVVSGRGLSDVRNKVGLQDIYYAGSHGFEIAGPKNFEKDNEEAQKMLPVFDEVEEKLQEKLSVIKGVRFERKKFTLAIHYRQVSEEKISEFHSIIENVVSNYSKLHKGDGKKVVEIKPNIDWHKGKAVNFLRKELSTATNPFSIYLGDDTTDEDAFKEMENGYGILVGEHGNDSYADYRVENITEVKRFLKELL from the coding sequence ATGAAACAGTCTCAGGACCCGAAAAAATTGCCTTCAGCAATCGAAAATCTTGAAGTATTAAAGAAAAAATTCAGCACTAACAAACCACTTATTTTTTTGGATTTTGATGGTACTTTGGCGCCCATCGTAGAAAATCACGAAGATGCGGGAATGGATAATGAGACTAAAGAAATTGTAAAGCAACTATCCGAAAACTATGCTATTGCCGTAGTTAGTGGTCGAGGCTTAAGTGATGTTCGTAATAAAGTGGGCTTACAGGATATTTATTATGCCGGCAGTCACGGATTTGAAATTGCAGGTCCTAAAAATTTTGAAAAGGATAATGAAGAAGCGCAAAAAATGCTTCCGGTTTTTGACGAAGTTGAAGAAAAACTTCAAGAAAAATTGAGTGTTATTAAAGGCGTTCGATTTGAACGTAAAAAGTTTACTTTAGCTATTCATTACCGCCAGGTTTCCGAAGAAAAAATTTCAGAATTTCATTCTATCATTGAAAATGTAGTTTCAAATTATTCGAAATTGCATAAAGGTGACGGTAAAAAAGTAGTGGAAATAAAACCTAATATCGATTGGCACAAGGGAAAAGCTGTAAATTTTCTTCGGAAAGAATTAAGTACAGCAACCAATCCTTTTTCTATTTATCTTGGCGATGACACGACAGATGAAGATGCGTTTAAAGAAATGGAAAACGGCTACGGAATTTTAGTGGGAGAGCACGGAAATGATTCTTATGCCGATTATCGTGTTGAAAACATTACAGAGGTTAAACGCTTTTTAAAAGAGTTACTTTAA